In Dromiciops gliroides isolate mDroGli1 chromosome 4, mDroGli1.pri, whole genome shotgun sequence, one DNA window encodes the following:
- the LOC122755270 gene encoding C-C motif chemokine 13-like, with amino-acid sequence MHHISVVLLCLLIVTLGPQDGFSRSLVDSKPTCCFDFMRRSLPHHLIKTHSVTSPSCPYKAVLFTLKKGKIYCAHYEDKWVQKYLNKRNTENDTRSI; translated from the exons ATGCATCACATCTCCGTGGTCCTGCTATGTCTGCTGATTGTAACACTGGGGCCCCAAGATGGATTCAGCAGGAGTT TGGTTGACTCAAAGCCCACTTGCTGCTTTGACTTCATGAGGAGGAGCCTTCCACACCATCTCATCAAAACCCATAGTGTCACTAGCCCTTCCTGCCCCTACAAGGCTGTGCT GTTTACCCTGAAGAAGGGCAAAATATACTGTGCACATTATGAAGACAAATGGGTTCAGaaatacttgaataaaaggaatacTGAAAATGATACTAGATCAATTTAA